Within Dermacentor albipictus isolate Rhodes 1998 colony chromosome 3, USDA_Dalb.pri_finalv2, whole genome shotgun sequence, the genomic segment gtgggggaaaggggaatagaaagaggaaaaagggagacAATGAGCACTGAGTGCATGTGGGCGGGACagtatgcacagggacactataaacggtggAGTGAAGTTCATAAATTTATCGAAACCATCCATGCTGAGGCTAAGATCttgcaaaaaagaaattaaattatggggttttccgtgccgaaaccactttttgatcatgaggcacgccgtagtggaagtctccggaaatttcgaccacctggggttctttaccgtgcacctaaatccaagtacatgggtgtttgcgcccccatcgaaatgcggccgccgtagccggggttcgatcccgcgacctcgtgctcagcagcctaacaccatagccactgagcaaccacggcgggtaatcttGCAAAGGTTGCACGTGCAAAACGAATCCAAGCATCTTTGTAGAAAGGCAAATTTACAAACTCACGGCTTGCCAGTTACTGAAAATAAGCGCCTGAGAGAAGTGCTGAAGCACTTGGCTGGGAAGTTTGATCTGCAAGGCTTTTCCGCTGTTGATGTGGTTGCTGCCTACCGCCTTCccgacaacacacacacacacacacacacacacacacacacacacacacacacacacacacacacacacacacacacacacacacacacacacacacacacacacacacacacacgcacgcacgcacgcacacacacacacacgcacgcacgcacgcacgcacacacgcacatacacacgcacatacacacacacacgcacagacacacacacagacacacacacagacacacacacacacgcacgcacgcacacacacacacgcacacacgcacacacacacacgcacacacacacacacgcacgcacgcacgcacacgcacgtacgtACGCACGCGCatcaaacttgtttttttttctcattctgaAAATGAGCCCTGAGACAACTCCCTTCAGAAGTGAAAACTCGCTGAAGTGCGATGCCTTTCTGTAAATATACGCGGTGATCACTTGTAAGTTTCCCGGAATACTTAGGATTGCCTGCAGCAGATAGCGTAGTTCTTGTccctgagctggattattcgtaGAGGCGGATATtgctagcacaagaaatcgaggCAGATATTGAACTATAAACAAATATGCACTAACCAACTTTTAATTTCCTTATGGCACATaatggataggataggaataaactttatttgtccaacggttgttgatgttggtgcccggggctaggctgccaggggtccatcgcccgaggaaaatctttcgagatcctcggcaacggccctggcccgctggacggcccactcctggtcttcgggtgcctcgctgaggagggcggcttgccatctctcagtgaggcgccccgcttcagagggctCTGCTCttgtattcccccttcctctttgtccttgttccatgtggcgtcggcattcccaaagcacatgggccatatcggcccgttcgtgctcgcaccacgggcagccgggcgacgggtgcagcgcgggccacaagcggtgcaggtggtaggggttggtgaaagtgcccgtctgcaaccgtctcaggtcgaccgcctgggacctgtctaggcgcccgtggggttgtgcatattttcttcgttctttcctgtagtgaccaagcacctcccggtacgttgccggaaactccttgaCATCGTAGTCGGCGTCCtcgtgatccccagctccgtcgccgcgatttgtgttgtattggtaacaacagcggccgcgccagacggggtggcagccgccgtcgccgtcactcctccgctggggtcccgcacaacaacggcagcggctgccctctgggtgaccgcgtcgcggcgggtaagctgcctcgcgacgaggtgggcgcgctcgttgtggttgggtggagtgtcgttgcgtcttcggccgttagcattgtTGGTGTCATTATTGTCGTGACTGTTgttgttactgccaagctccccgacgtgcgcggggaaccacttgagggacttgtttgtaatcgtaccggatccgaagtccccggcccgggcgttgagcatgcgTGCCACATCCGTGGACACTATATGCAATTCAATGAATTTAACCGGTCAGATCGCAAGGTGTATCCATTTCAAATGAATTTCAAGATTACACAACTCTCTAGGTGTTATTTCCCAAGGTGTGGGATGAAATGCATGGGCTTTCCAGTTACTACTGTACTTCATTCAATGTAtgagagcgttttgttaaaggAGTAACTAGAACATTGCATCTTTACGGCGCGTTTGATGGCACGTATCTCCAAAGTAGTGTCTGTGAAAATTAATCCCAAGTGGATAAgacttgcaaattcagcagctgCAATTAGTAAACGACAGTAAGTGATTAACAAGTTATTTAGTTATTTTTAATTATTTGCatatgtatttcgatttctcatgcaagtaatgtccgcctctctgaataactCAGTTCGAGGTCCAGAATTATATTATCCGCAACATGCAATTCTTAAAATTTACGGAAAGTGCAAAATTGATCACTCTGTATGTGTACTCCCACAGAAAATTGAGAAACAGTCTCCGTAATAGCACAGGTATAGAGAAGGCAATTTAAAAATTTTCCATTTGCTCCTCATCGCAGCGTTTCCGCTAAATTGCACCATAAGAAATATTTGCACCCTTTATGAACTAATCTTGTCCCCAAACGATGGTATTGGTCTATTTTTAATGTACTTCGTTGCGTTAATGCTGCAGTTTAACGCTGTGAACGCAAGTGTTTTCCTGCTATGTTCAAAGAAGTGTTGCAGTGCCCCATTAAGGGGAGCTTCGACCTATGCTCTTAAGTGGACAATACATTGTTTACTATTAATATTTGCAACTTGCGTATGTGCTGACAGTAGCTTAGAAGTAGTGCAGATGAAGGTTCCACGGAGGTGACCCTGCTCACAAGACTAATACTTTTAATTAACATTTAGCACATGTTTCTGAGGGAATCATTTTGGTGCCGCAGGGACGCTTCACAACGAAAAATGCAAGTGTCCGCATTAGGAACGACGGTAACGACTGGCACGCCTACAGGATCAGATACTGGTTCAAAAGGCGTGTGCTGGCGACGATGACGCTCGGCAACAATAACTACAACAATTTTTACCGAATATTTACGTTACTGCACCAGAGCGCCAGTATTCTGACCCCACGATTGTTAACGGGCCCACTAAATATAATTGATAGATTGATAGATTGTTGTTGTCAGAGTCATCGACGCCAGAAACAAGGCACGTTCACATCAAGCGCGTATTATTTTCTCGCAGATGACCAGCGCTGCCCTGCGTACCGTCGTCCTCGCCGGCGTGATGGGAGCGCTCACCCTGGGCCAACAGCCCTGTGCTCCACCGTCCACGTCATGGGCAGGGCGCAGAGTCGTGGACTTGTCCTTCAGCTACAACGACCGCACCATCTACTGGGACGAAGACGGGCGCTTTCGCATCAACGCCACCGTGCAGTCGAACGATGTCGAGGACTGGTGCGTACATCTGTGTACACTGGCTGATTTATCGACCGTCTGCGACCACATTACTAGCTGATGACACTGTGCATTTCTTCGCAAAACCATTTTGCTGAGGAGAAAGAAAACCTTTGACTGGCTGATTCGAGTGACACACACTACAACGGTAGTGTTGGCTACGCGTGTCGCCGCACGCTCCGCAATAATGAAGGCTGGATGAATAACCCCTTCTATCACAAACAACGACGAACTGCCTATGAACGCTTCAAAGATACATAATTTTATCACTAGGCGGTACAGACTAcattggaaaaaaaatgaaggtgacAGCATCATTGCCCTGGATCTTTCTAATGAATGCTCGCATTTGCCCACTAGTTAAATCTTGATTTAATCTGCACTGAGTCATGCAACATTAATTTATAGTACAAATTAAATCACCGACTGAACACACACCCATGAGTCattagcagaaaagaaaaaaaaagctgttacgTCGTCATTGCTCATTTAACACGATCCATCAAACTTtcatgggcatgggcaggacatgtaatgagaagggaagataaccgatggtcgttaagggttacggaatggattccaagggaagggaagcgtagcagagggcggcagaaagttaggtgggcggattagattaagaagtttgcaggcacggcatggccacaattagtacaggaccggggttgttggagaagtatgggagaggcctttgccctgcagtgggcgtaaccaggctgatgatgatgatgatgatgatgatgatgatgatgatgatgatgatgatgatgatgatgatgatgaaactttCCACCAAACAAGGTGTGTGTAGCAATATTCTGCAGAATAAGTCGAAAAGGAGCCACACTGTGTAAGCAGAGGTTTAACTTTACCCGCAGCTTAATGACagtgtttatttttcatttttcttgtcaCGACGGGAGACAATGGGAGACCtaggtaatagagggctgctgtgcacgccgttgacacgccggctgacacacggccgttgacacgtgattgacggACGGCCGTGTCACTGGCCTTGAGCACAGCACTCCTtgattctcaattctacaccctcgccgctaacacaccttcgcttgTTACCGCACACACCCGCGTTACGCCCTCTCTCCTTTAGGAGAAcgccacctatatatactgtggcgaggaaagcatatgtcgccttgaagaagacaagtccacttgtcgaaacgttggctcctgctttcaccgtgttctcgttttgctcatcagcAGTTACATAAGTTACGTTTATTGTTAGTCTGCAAAAGAAATGCCTTGACTATGCATCAGTGTACCTTAAGTTATTTCTCGAGCGCTAGTGCATGCTAGTAAGAGGCTGATTCTGTGAAGAATCAGTCAATCACAGAAAAAATGGAACCTCGCAGCAATCATTGTAACGATTGCTACAATCACTACTACGAGGTTGCATTTTTAAACATAATAGTACGCTTCTTTTCACTTCTGACCGCAGATGTGTTGAACGTCACGCTATATGAGAATGTTCCGCGCTCTGGTAAGCTGCGTAGGATTAATGCTAGTTTTTAAATGAAAGCCTGAAAGGCTCAGTGGAAGTCACATTCCGAGCCCAAAGCATGGATTTATAGTTCATGAAATTCATGAACTATTTCATAGTCATGAAATTACCTTCTCTAAATGAGGACAGATTAAGCGCTCTTTTTTACATGTCGCAATCTAGGAGCGTTAATCTGGTAGCGCTCGTGTATTCGGCAAACTGAATATTCGACGCGCCGTGTTTCGATGGAGAGGAAAAGCGAAAACCTCGTGTACTTCGATTCAGGCACAtcttaaagaactccaggtggtcaaagctTATTAGGAGTCCTCCGTTACGTCATGTCTCATAATCACAGCGTTGTTTTTGGAACGTTAAATCCCCGAGTTTAATTACTTTTAAAGATGAATTTGGAATCCGGGAACGTTACTTTGATGTCGTCGCCATGATACAGCGTACCGCAATTTGCATAATGCATTATCTGCTGGACTCACGCTTTTGGAGGTACATTCACGGCATTGTGTAGAGTGGCTTAATCGAGTCTACTGTCACTTGCTCTGAAGGGGTAGGTTAAGCATTTTTGTACATGTTTTTACGTGCCGCGTCTCTGCTTACCACCCTCCCAAGCAGCTTCGCGTGCCGGTGACTGGGCCTCCATGgacgaaagaaataaaataaggaaacgagaaaaagaaattgtgcaaaGGAAACCACGGGAAAAATCCGCTGCACAAGGCAAAGTGGCATCCCCTGCCGACAAAAAAGCAACTACTACCGTAACAATGCTTAAGAAATCGCAgcttaaaaaaatagaaaagaggAACAAGCCACGCGATGCATAAAAGCTCGGTGCCTATCTCCGAGAGCCACCAGCTGGTCCCCAGGTTGGGCGCTAAATGTGGGCTGAGGAACTCTGAGTCGGACAGCCAGCTGAGGCTCCCACAGAGGAAATCCTAGGCTGGCGAACGGAGAACGCAACCTTTTCCGCGTCGTGTCCGGGCATCAATCCTCGAGGCTGCCAGCGCAGCTACCAGGGCAGGCCCGGCCGGGCGCCACAGGCGCGGGTCCCGGAGCACCGCAATGATAGCAGCGCACCACGCGGTGTATACAAACAACGCTACATGGAGTTAATAGTGGTgatgacaaaaatatttttttcattagagagatagagaggaggGAGGAAGAATAGGAATGTTCTGCATTAGGAAAATGAGTTGGGGGGGGGGTCAATAAATTTTTTGATCAAAAGATAGTtaaacgcaaaatatttttcggTGAATTAGCAGTACAATTTAACCTCGAGTTATCTGTCAAGCATACTTACCCCATAGGAGCGTTGGCTAATtaataacctgctttttcacgtGTTAATAttcttgtttttatgcacttgcgaaaatgtagcttccatgtacaattttttctgtatacctgtgtttatatttACATTATCAattgtacccaccccttatgtaatacccctagcaaaggggtctttaaggaaataaaactgaactgaactgaactgaattatAAAATAAGATTGCACGTGTTTAAAGATATTTACtgggccatatttttttttgtgacgtgCCCCCGGCGTAATGCATGTGGGGTAGGGTAAGGAACTAATGCGTGatgtgtaaaaaaaagaagaaggaaaaatatCGCGATAAAATTTCGCATACGCTGAAACTCCGGCGATGACGAAAACATaactaaaataaataacaaagaaataataaaaaataaaataagtagaTTAAATGCAAGCGAATAAACAAGCGAAAACATTTCACAGTGTAGAATTGTCCTCTAAAGCCGTCTTGTAAGAGCACACAGGAAAGAGAGATGCTCCCGCTCGGAAAACAACCCTTTCGGCGTGTTTGCTTATGTCTTGCTTCTCTGCAGACACCTCCGCGACGTACTAAACATAGCTGGCACGAAGTGGCGACCCCGTAGTAATCGCCGCCGCGAAGAAACGCTAAGTTTAGCCGCCCACCTCTCGTGAAATTCTCGACACGAAACATCTGAGCTGCAGAACCACGGTGAAACTATTGTGGCGTTTCAACTGAGGATAATAGTTCGACCAAGAAAGAGATTAGTGATAAAAGAGCTTGTGTGATTACAGCTCGCTAAAACTTGGAAGATATATCCTATATGACGTCTCTCTGGGCGAAGTTATATTGGGGGAAGTTTTAAAGGATTACTGAGACACGTCATTGTTGCCTCTTCATATTTTTTTACGTTACATGAATGTCCTGTACCTCGAAACTTCCCAAAAATTACTGGAAAGCGTCAGAGCGGCCTAAGTAATCTGTTATAGTAACTTTTCCCAAAACGCTTCAGGTTTGTTTCCGTATATAGCTATATATGTGTGAGGACTTcatgacacaaacacacacacacacggcactccagacacacacacacacacacacacacacacacacacacacacacacacacacgcacacacacacacacacgcacacacacacacgcacacgcacacgcacacacacacacacacacgcacacatggacgcacacatggagagagagagagagagagagagagagagagagagagagagagagagagagagagagagagagagaaaacatttatttgtcatcagattgggcgacttcctcgcagggtggagcccttagttcagggccccattggcccgcgacactccgcgtgcccgccggatcagccgtcgctgctcttgcgggtctgagctggtcagcgcagtctcccaggaggaaggtgaaggtgaagaaatacgggagtagcccggaggatgtgggcactcccaggtgcaatgatatattgtgggctttgctccacaatagggacagtatgagggatattgtgtggggtggaagaggtgaagataaaagaggcagggaaatgaattagtttgaagctgtcgccacgcaacggcatcttctcgattaagggaattatgcaTGGACGCACGGCCAGATAgaccacagacagacagagagcaAAGAAAAAGAGAGCAGTGGCTGCAACAGGTCATTGCTATTATTGTGACGATTTGGTATTACTAATGACCGCATAAAAAAGCAGGAACTCTATACAATATTCATATGGGGCAAAACAAATTGCACAaaatagaacaaaaagaaagaaagaaaactaaagtGAGGTTTATGGGTATAAAATAATTGTTTTTGCGTTCAGCTAAAGGAACGATGCTTTAGTCCGTTCACATCAAGGGGTTACAGTATCGAAATAAAACTGTACAAGTTCAAACAAATGAAGAGTTGCCCTTTAATGACCTTGTAAGGTCTAAAACTGCAacttattttctttgttttgcgcTGTCACAGGGATTACCAGTGCCAATTCGGTGCTATGTACTCCACTTATAAAGAGTATGTGCAAATTTAATGCAAGCTGCCGACGGCCGTGATGACAGTACTTAGCTTCTTGTTACTTGTGTTACATTGTGCGCAATGTTCGTAGCTTTTTTGTTCATTTCATACATTCATCTTGTTTTCTGCTTTCTTGTTTTCATGTGCAGTGTTTGAGACTTTTGGATTGCCTGTCCTAAAGTGGCACAGCTTCCTGCATTCTCCCGCTTAATTTGTAATCAAATAATTGTGTCGCAGGGTCTTGATTGACGAAATTTCGACGCCCACACACGGGGGTACCCACATGGACGCACCGCGGCACTACAGCAAGCTCGGCTGGTCCGCTTCCGAAATACCGCTGGACCGGCTCCTCATGGTGCCCATCGCGCTCATCGACGTTCAGCAGGAAGCGGCACGCAACGCCAGCTACCTCATGCCCATCGCCGAGGTCCTTCGATGGGAGGCGCAGAACGGCCCACTGCCCAACAACTGCCTGCTTCTCATCCGCTCCGGATGGTCCAAAGTGCGTACTCGcagcgccctctctctctctctctctctctctctatgtatatatatatatatatatatatatatatatatatatatatatatatatatatatatatatatatatatatatatatatataagcaacgCTATATTCATGTGGCTTTTAATAACGCGCGAAGCTGAACCAGTTCTTTTTTACAAAAATTGTGTTTATTTCCCGAGACCTCACATTATTTTGTCCGGCCTGTGATAAAGTAAAGCAAAttcttgatttttttcttctttacgtttATGTTAACGATGAGTTTTATATTTCTTCGTCAGAACTGCAACAATGATTGTGTTTATATTCTTCAGAAAGATGTTTGCTTTTTGCACAGTGTAAACCCAGTGCATAAACCAGCATACGCAGTCTGCTGATACCCAGGTGCCACCGAACGCCCACAAAATTTATTCAGCTTGCGTATTACGAAACAATTATTATTAAACTGGTTCATTCGTGCACTTTTTTTTAACCTTCGATAGGAAATAATTGCCGATCTATAACTTGAATTTCACGAGTTACTAAAATTAGGTTACGCACTCGAGTTTTAttccttattattattttattattattattattattttctgtaCGCTTCTTATTACCAAAATGTAGGGGAAAAAAGCTCATCCTGACGTCTACGCTTTTCCACCTGCACTTCCCAGTACTACCACAACCGGAACGCTTTCTACGGCCTGGACCAATACGGCCTGCGCCATTTCCCGGCCATCGAGCCGGCAGCCGTCGAGTTCCTCACCCGGCAGCGCAACCTGGCGGGCGTCGGCATCGAGACGGCTTCGGTGGACTTCTACGGCGTGACGCGGTCTCACCACTTGCTGCTGGCCGCCAACGTGTACATCCTCGAGAACCTGGCCGACTTGAGCCTCGTGCCCCCGGTCGGCGCCCACGCCATTGTCATGCCCATGAAGATCGACGGCGCCGGTGGCGCCCCCACGCGCGTCGTTGCGCTGCTGCCTTGAGTGACGGGAGAACGTTTCCTTTCCACAACGTGTTTCGGGTGGGGCATCTGAAAGATTCCTACGGCAAAGCGTAGACCGAACGACTTACGCTCGTTGTTCAAGTGGTGGCAGTCTGTTTAAAATACCTGAGGTTCTGAAAATGCGTGTATATTCGTATCACTGAGGTATCCTTCTACTTTGCTGGAAATAACCTCTTAAACTACCTTAGCTCATTCTAGCCAGGAACTTTGAAACCATACTTAGTGTGCGTTCCCAAATATGGGCTCAGATAACTACGTTCCCCAAGCGACCATCCTAATTTCTGTCCCAGACCTGATGTAGACGGCAAAGAAGTGTTTCGAGGAGACCACATCGAAATCTACAACGACGCAGGATAATGTACTGTCTAACGACACAGACAAGTGCTACTATGTAGAACAGGAGAGGGGAAGTAGAGTAAAGGGAGCGCGGTTAACAAGTCTTACCATTGTCTTGAAGGCCTGTATGCGTGGCCGGTGTGTGAAACCATAAGCACGAGAGCTGTTTAGGCTAAGGAGTAAGGCGCATGCTTAAGGAAGACAGGTGTGGGAGTGGTGAAAATGCACAAGACTTTGTTATGGTCTCTGCAATGACGCAGAATACATAACGCCATGGCTTGAAATAAGAACTCAGCAAAATAAATTAACTTTCCTAGTTTCAATGGGTTTTCCGAAAAAGAGATCACTGGCCCTAACTTTacagtttgcttttttttttggactCAGGAATTCGATTCCAAGTGCGAACGATCTCTAGGTGTGTTCGTGTTCCAATATGCCTGCTAGTGCACTTACGAAGCCGTCTTATTACATGCCATGTTAAACAACTTTGTTTGCTGGAACGATTTGGAGCACGCTTTTAGTGTGCTACATAGTCGTTACCAGGAATCAGTAGTACggccatgtaaaaaaaaaaaaagcagttagaACTCTTCGGCATAACACTGGCTACGGGCTGCAGGGTTCAAATTGACGTAGCCACGTAAGTGCAGTGCTTTAATCATTTAGTTAACTGATTAGCGCTGAGAGCTGAAATGCATCTTCATGACCTCCACGGTGACAAATGTGCTCACTAGGGTTGACGATTGAgtgagttggtattgcattctaaagctggcacagcgcaacatagaaaagTAGAAGCAATCCGAGCCACCCGGATGAAAGAACAGAGAGCTGTGTACTTTCATCGGGCCGGCTCTACTTGTtgcttcctttctatgttgcgtaGTACCAGTTTTAGAGTGATAAAGGTGAAACTTATACGACTGTGCTGCTGTCTTGAATACCTTAGCTTCAAGAATTTTCGGAAGCATCTTACGAAACAAATTACAAAAAACACATGTTACCCCTCGAATGGCTAAGTCTGCATGAAATTATTTTGCGACGCATCTGAGGAACTATCGCCATGACACAAAGAAACCACTGAAATCGGTGGCGTGCTCAAGAGCTTATAGTTACCATTAAGTTGTGCAATTCTAATGTAACTACGTTGCATTAACCACCCTTGAATTACTCTACTGCAGCCTGCTTGACTTTATTTATGATGTTTGTACCGCGTATTCGTGCCGTGAGTCAGTTGCCTAAGCTTCTTAGCGTGCACATGGCTGCAAGTAAGTTTTGCTTTGTTTGTATGTCGTGTTTTGCTTTGTACGGCGTCTGCCTCACCCTAAGAGGAGAATAGCAGAAGTGAAGACTTAATTCACCATAAATACGCTGCTTTAGCAAAAGAAGACTATAACAGCACAGAGACGATAGAGAAAACATGGAAAAATGTGTCATTATAACCTAAATTTGGAAACTGAAACGAGTGAGCATTTTTCTGTAAGCAAATGATGTATGGCAAGCCGTCCCAAGTCAGAACTGAAGTTCGAAAATGCGATCATATGGTCATCGCCATCTGCAAAGCTTAAATATTTACGAAAATAATTCAGAAACAGAAAGCGAGTCACTTGCGAAAGCATAACGACAGTCATGGGAAACATAATTTGATAAAATACATAGAGTTGGCGGATTCCTCAATGCCTTTTTAAGTACTC encodes:
- the LOC135904885 gene encoding isatin hydrolase-like, with amino-acid sequence MTSAALRTVVLAGVMGALTLGQQPCAPPSTSWAGRRVVDLSFSYNDRTIYWDEDGRFRINATVQSNDVEDWVLIDEISTPTHGGTHMDAPRHYSKLGWSASEIPLDRLLMVPIALIDVQQEAARNASYLMPIAEVLRWEAQNGPLPNNCLLLIRSGWSKYYHNRNAFYGLDQYGLRHFPAIEPAAVEFLTRQRNLAGVGIETASVDFYGVTRSHHLLLAANVYILENLADLSLVPPVGAHAIVMPMKIDGAGGAPTRVVALLP